The following coding sequences are from one Gloeomargarita sp. SKYB120 window:
- a CDS encoding metalloregulator ArsR/SmtB family transcription factor encodes MSTAQRMAQWLGFLADPNRLRILSILAAGPHCVGDLVNLLQMSQSAVSHQLRTLRAMGVVQGHRQGRHVIYQLHDDHVLTIYETVRQHLRELEVI; translated from the coding sequence ATGTCGACAGCACAGCGTATGGCCCAGTGGCTAGGTTTTTTGGCTGACCCCAACCGTTTACGTATCCTATCCATCCTGGCAGCGGGGCCGCATTGTGTAGGAGATTTGGTGAATTTGCTCCAGATGAGCCAGTCGGCAGTCTCACACCAGTTACGCACGCTGCGAGCAATGGGGGTGGTGCAGGGACATCGGCAGGGCCGGCACGTCATCTACCAACTCCACGATGACCATGTGTTGACCATCTACGAAACCGTGCGACAGCATTTGCGGGAACTCGAAGTGATATGA